A section of the Amycolatopsis sp. AA4 genome encodes:
- a CDS encoding DUF5403 family protein produces the protein MKHKTLPNLERVVAHSAEVEQVLGDEAYGVLVAARGNLARHHRTGKTRVTQTKGRVDHYVNLDAGSLEASLSIEEGHVNARTGEWVEGLHILRDALRGA, from the coding sequence GTGAAGCACAAGACCCTGCCGAACCTCGAACGCGTCGTCGCGCACTCCGCGGAAGTCGAGCAGGTGCTCGGCGACGAGGCGTACGGGGTGCTGGTCGCCGCGCGCGGCAACCTCGCCCGCCACCACCGCACCGGCAAGACCCGCGTCACCCAGACCAAGGGACGCGTCGACCACTACGTGAACCTCGACGCCGGTTCGCTCGAAGCGAGCCTCAGCATCGAGGAAGGGCATGTGAACGCCCGCACCGGCGAATGGGTCGAGGGGCTGCACATTCTCCGCGACGCGCTGCGGGGTGCCTGA
- a CDS encoding phage major capsid protein, protein MVTSLAQFQLTPQQVEPIIKTARNYSAIMQLGKQIPINVMGAKIPVLNGQTTATIVGENQVKPKYDPQIGFQFVQRSKFALISVLSMEAAREDPFGLVNLVKDEMGGAFARAIDVMGIYGGVSGQGYINQTSTSVELGSAAQNAGGTYRDIVSGLALQAGKNPPRQTTGYLWDQKAEPTLLASVDLQGRPLWVDAWTGENAAFHGTPGRMLGRPAYQVPQIAQGADMGWAGDWSKVVWGVYKAPNFRVVTDTAYTDSTGKLVSTTELNQILVIGEFEGTAACTDPDAFVRFTDATAPVVTS, encoded by the coding sequence ATGGTCACCTCTCTCGCGCAGTTCCAGCTCACCCCGCAGCAGGTTGAGCCGATCATCAAGACCGCCCGCAACTACTCGGCGATCATGCAGCTGGGCAAGCAGATCCCCATCAACGTGATGGGCGCGAAGATCCCTGTCCTCAATGGACAGACCACCGCGACGATCGTCGGCGAGAACCAGGTCAAGCCGAAGTACGACCCGCAAATCGGGTTCCAGTTCGTGCAGCGCAGCAAGTTCGCGCTGATCTCCGTCCTGTCGATGGAGGCCGCGCGGGAGGACCCGTTCGGGCTGGTGAACCTCGTCAAGGACGAGATGGGCGGCGCGTTCGCCCGCGCCATCGACGTCATGGGCATCTACGGCGGCGTGTCCGGCCAGGGCTACATCAACCAGACCTCCACGTCGGTGGAACTGGGATCGGCCGCGCAGAACGCCGGCGGCACTTACCGGGACATCGTTTCGGGTCTGGCGCTGCAGGCCGGCAAGAACCCGCCGCGGCAGACCACCGGGTACCTGTGGGACCAGAAGGCGGAGCCGACGCTGCTCGCGTCGGTGGACCTGCAGGGCCGCCCGCTGTGGGTGGACGCGTGGACCGGCGAGAACGCCGCGTTCCACGGCACCCCGGGCCGGATGCTCGGCCGCCCCGCCTACCAGGTTCCGCAGATCGCGCAGGGCGCCGACATGGGCTGGGCTGGCGACTGGTCCAAGGTGGTGTGGGGCGTGTACAAGGCCCCGAACTTCCGGGTCGTCACCGACACCGCCTACACCGACTCCACGGGAAAGCTGGTGTCGACCACCGAGCTGAACCAGATCCTGGTGATCGGCGAGTTCGAGGGCACCGCCGCGTGCACCGACCCGGACGCGTTCGTGCGGTTCACCGACGCGACCGCCCCGGTCGTCACCAGCTGA
- a CDS encoding phage portal protein yields the protein MSRDTLENVLAVNEQKTAKYQAYARAEQTWRNTSPMIPPEHRISFYTPQPWVRLACGVIEERITLDAVTAFGKDGTEDEKATAYLRGVLKANGGDEFVSSVHIEALETGRSYVVPSSSERVDGYPVLQMIGAADMVHAINPLTGEIAEALQVYGAQREKRAYYTPGNAQYLKKVNGQWIADREPVTWPGMPVFDFLCRRKANDPFGRPEAKDIFKLQDAGTRVTSDLVWTSSSMAAPQRVISGTTLEDFAPPKLDPETGEPIQQEDDLTGEMVDVPDIANAPDPDALYTSRMLLLGDAAAKIAEFQAANLQNFTTGMNMLTRNASALSGIPVSVFAVASDANPASGDSQREDNGRLITRSERLRQGFQPRWIALFEYLAARAGFTVTVRLRWRDASLPNTAAAADAAVKLAPVQVDGKPLLTLNFLRRLLGLTQDDIDEMDDETELRGITGMVNDAVNEAQRNNPAA from the coding sequence ATGTCACGGGACACGCTCGAAAACGTTCTCGCGGTGAACGAGCAGAAAACCGCCAAATACCAGGCGTACGCGCGCGCGGAGCAGACGTGGCGGAACACGTCGCCGATGATCCCGCCGGAGCACCGGATCTCGTTCTACACGCCGCAGCCGTGGGTTCGCCTGGCCTGCGGCGTGATCGAGGAGCGCATAACTCTGGACGCGGTGACCGCGTTCGGCAAGGACGGCACTGAGGACGAGAAGGCGACCGCGTACCTGCGTGGCGTGCTGAAGGCCAACGGCGGCGACGAGTTCGTGTCGAGCGTGCACATCGAGGCGCTGGAGACCGGACGCAGCTACGTCGTCCCCTCGTCGTCCGAGCGGGTCGACGGGTACCCGGTGCTGCAGATGATCGGTGCTGCGGACATGGTGCACGCGATCAATCCGCTGACGGGCGAGATCGCCGAGGCGCTGCAGGTGTACGGGGCCCAGCGCGAGAAGCGGGCCTACTACACGCCCGGCAACGCCCAGTACCTGAAGAAGGTGAACGGCCAGTGGATCGCCGACCGGGAACCGGTGACGTGGCCGGGGATGCCGGTGTTCGACTTCCTCTGCCGCCGCAAGGCGAACGACCCGTTCGGGCGGCCGGAGGCGAAGGACATTTTCAAGCTGCAGGACGCAGGAACCCGGGTGACTTCGGACCTGGTGTGGACCTCGTCGTCGATGGCCGCGCCCCAGCGCGTCATCTCCGGCACCACGCTGGAGGATTTCGCGCCGCCGAAGCTCGACCCGGAGACCGGCGAACCGATCCAGCAGGAAGACGACCTCACCGGCGAGATGGTCGACGTCCCGGACATCGCGAACGCGCCGGACCCGGACGCGCTCTACACGTCCCGGATGCTGCTGCTCGGCGACGCCGCGGCGAAGATCGCCGAGTTCCAGGCGGCGAACCTGCAGAACTTCACCACCGGCATGAACATGCTTACCCGCAACGCGTCGGCGCTGTCCGGCATCCCGGTGTCGGTGTTCGCGGTTGCCTCCGACGCCAACCCGGCGTCCGGCGACTCGCAGCGCGAGGACAACGGCCGCCTGATCACCCGCTCGGAGCGGTTGCGGCAGGGTTTCCAGCCGCGGTGGATCGCACTGTTCGAGTACCTGGCCGCGCGCGCCGGGTTCACGGTCACGGTGCGGCTGCGGTGGCGGGATGCGTCGCTGCCGAACACCGCGGCCGCCGCCGACGCCGCGGTGAAGCTGGCACCGGTGCAGGTCGACGGGAAACCGTTGCTGACGCTGAACTTCCTGCGCCGCCTGCTCGGATTGACGCAAGACGACATCGACGAGATGGACGACGAGACCGAGCTGCGCGGCATCACCGGCATGGTGAACGACGCGGTCAACGAAGCGCAGCGCAACAACCCGGCGGCCTGA
- a CDS encoding glycosyltransferase family 4 protein, producing the protein MRLEVGGGSVIGVDVEVGRRMLVQGARWRGLRPVREVARVSGRPIRVLAVVHGFPPGLSAGSERMVEHLLRSLPAAEFETGVLSFGLRDAADAPARYEYRGLQVRRGFMAPFAPDVIVAHHAMAVRVLPSLAEEFPGAAVVLVHHNDRFDIPEMLAADRDLDVSNTEWVRESLGLGGIVVHPPLLPGLHEVEATGDAVTLVNLSADKGGHLFHGLAAQMPNTPFLGVEGAHGEQLPSPGMPNVVRIPTVQDMREVWKRTRVLLVPSAYESYGMVAAEACVNGIPVIAASTPGLRECLGDAGIFLDRRYPEVWADVLHLLLTDEDAYRERSERVRLRGAELAVQTTVEAGVFAEALRKLVT; encoded by the coding sequence ATGAGGCTTGAGGTTGGGGGCGGGTCGGTGATCGGCGTGGATGTCGAGGTCGGGCGGCGGATGCTGGTGCAGGGCGCGCGGTGGCGGGGCCTGCGGCCGGTGCGCGAGGTCGCGCGGGTGTCGGGTCGGCCGATCCGGGTGCTGGCGGTGGTGCACGGGTTCCCGCCGGGGTTGTCGGCGGGCAGCGAGCGGATGGTGGAGCATCTGCTGCGGTCGCTTCCGGCGGCCGAGTTCGAGACGGGGGTGCTGTCGTTCGGGTTGCGGGACGCGGCGGACGCTCCGGCCCGGTACGAGTACCGCGGGCTGCAGGTGCGTCGGGGGTTTATGGCTCCGTTCGCGCCGGATGTGATCGTGGCGCATCACGCGATGGCGGTGCGGGTGCTGCCGTCGCTGGCGGAGGAGTTCCCGGGCGCTGCGGTGGTGCTGGTGCACCACAACGACCGGTTCGACATCCCGGAAATGCTGGCCGCGGACCGGGATCTGGACGTGTCGAACACGGAGTGGGTGCGGGAATCGCTGGGGCTGGGCGGGATCGTGGTGCACCCGCCGCTGCTGCCGGGCCTGCACGAGGTCGAAGCCACCGGGGACGCGGTCACGCTCGTGAACCTGTCGGCGGACAAGGGCGGTCACCTGTTCCACGGGCTGGCCGCGCAAATGCCGAATACCCCGTTCCTGGGCGTCGAGGGCGCGCACGGCGAGCAGCTGCCGTCGCCGGGCATGCCGAACGTGGTGCGGATCCCGACCGTGCAGGACATGCGCGAGGTGTGGAAGCGGACGCGGGTGCTGCTGGTCCCGAGCGCGTACGAGTCGTACGGGATGGTCGCGGCCGAGGCGTGCGTGAACGGCATCCCGGTGATCGCGGCATCGACGCCCGGACTGCGCGAGTGCCTGGGCGACGCGGGGATCTTCCTCGACCGGCGGTATCCGGAGGTGTGGGCGGACGTGCTGCATCTGCTGCTCACCGACGAGGACGCGTACCGGGAGCGGTCGGAGCGGGTGCGGCTGCGGGGTGCCGAGCTGGCCGTGCAGACCACTGTGGAAGCTGGCGTGTTCGCCGAGGCGCTGCGGAAGCTGGTGACGTGA
- a CDS encoding DUF6221 family protein, which yields MDHDPQITFLRARIAEAEQRARACGPVPWVDTVPCAVHVDPAAIRDNKLAYGHLGYVAGTHRGELGDAYRAHIAHFSPKRMLDEINAKRQIIEHCVETIASLDPGEPADRASITDLTVPLRLLALPDADHPDYREEWRL from the coding sequence GTGGACCACGACCCCCAGATCACGTTCCTGCGTGCACGGATCGCCGAAGCCGAGCAGCGTGCTCGCGCCTGCGGCCCGGTTCCGTGGGTCGACACCGTGCCCTGCGCGGTCCATGTCGACCCGGCAGCGATCCGGGACAACAAGCTGGCCTACGGTCATCTCGGCTACGTCGCGGGGACGCACCGGGGCGAACTCGGCGACGCCTACCGCGCGCACATCGCACACTTCAGCCCGAAGCGGATGCTCGACGAGATCAACGCCAAACGGCAGATCATCGAGCACTGCGTCGAGACCATCGCGTCGCTCGACCCCGGCGAACCGGCGGACCGTGCATCGATCACGGACCTGACCGTTCCGCTGCGCCTGCTCGCCCTTCCAGACGCCGATCACCCGGACTACCGCGAGGAGTGGCGACTGTGA
- a CDS encoding DNA adenine methylase yields the protein MKPPFAYFGGKTRLAEQIAAAFPAHEHYVEPFGGSLAVLLAKPRSRMETVNDIDGDLMTFWRVLREQPEELARVCALTPHARAEFLEAYAAGLEVPDEVERARRVWVRLSQSRTGTLLRTGWRHYVDPAGSSASMPGYLAGYVDRMAPAAARLAGVSLECQPALELIARYGQSPNVMLYVDPPYLGSTRYSGGYRHEMKTEVEHRDLAAVLRACKAAVVLSGYDSPLYEELYAGWHVTRIDTMTGQGGTRQGRTEVLWSNRTPAPTLFDEASFDAARKETEVQAQ from the coding sequence GTGAAGCCGCCGTTTGCTTACTTCGGCGGGAAGACGCGGCTGGCTGAGCAGATCGCGGCCGCGTTCCCGGCGCACGAGCACTACGTCGAGCCTTTCGGCGGATCCCTCGCCGTGTTGCTGGCCAAGCCGCGGAGTCGGATGGAAACCGTCAACGACATCGACGGCGACCTGATGACGTTCTGGAGGGTGCTGCGCGAGCAGCCTGAGGAGCTGGCAAGAGTCTGTGCGCTCACTCCGCACGCGCGCGCCGAGTTCCTCGAGGCCTACGCGGCAGGCCTCGAGGTCCCCGACGAAGTGGAACGTGCTCGCCGCGTGTGGGTGCGGCTGTCCCAGTCCCGTACTGGGACACTGCTGCGCACCGGGTGGCGTCACTACGTCGACCCGGCCGGTTCGAGCGCGTCCATGCCCGGATACCTTGCCGGATACGTCGACCGGATGGCCCCGGCGGCGGCACGCCTGGCCGGTGTTTCGCTCGAGTGTCAGCCTGCGCTGGAGCTGATCGCCCGTTACGGCCAGAGCCCGAACGTCATGCTCTACGTCGACCCGCCGTACCTCGGCAGCACCCGGTACTCCGGCGGCTACCGGCACGAGATGAAAACCGAGGTCGAGCACCGCGACCTCGCCGCTGTACTCCGCGCCTGCAAAGCCGCGGTCGTGCTGTCCGGCTACGACTCGCCGCTCTACGAAGAGCTGTACGCAGGTTGGCACGTGACCCGTATCGACACCATGACCGGGCAAGGCGGCACCCGGCAGGGACGCACCGAAGTGCTGTGGTCCAACCGAACCCCGGCACCAACCCTGTTCGACGAGGCGAGCTTCGATGCCGCACGCAAGGAAACCGAGGTGCAAGCCCAATGA
- a CDS encoding helix-turn-helix domain-containing protein: protein MPVTEKGKTDSTARLVLIELAEHAAVDGRNSFPSVLHIRYATGLDERTIQRALRRLEEAGLVQRDGVARNGCTRWKLHLSVTRPNTDWVFLEAEAEEAKRRQTAARAARRARSAAAAVSGTRNAGHDPLSGTENPGHERLSGTESAGQATDVRDAECVVRDAESRRPALCVPASGTQNPGVRHGTPPEPSVNPQEPPGTVTGGHAAPRTPLRRDDPQAGRLNDQANSPSEVDPSETGLGTQPTTARVRCLHGLSAHTDPATGEPTCPLCRRALEAS, encoded by the coding sequence ATGCCCGTGACCGAGAAGGGCAAGACCGACAGCACCGCGCGTCTGGTGCTGATCGAGCTGGCCGAGCACGCCGCGGTGGACGGCCGGAACAGTTTCCCTTCGGTGCTGCACATCCGTTACGCGACCGGGCTGGACGAGCGGACGATCCAGCGCGCCCTGCGGCGGTTGGAAGAGGCTGGCCTGGTCCAGCGGGACGGCGTGGCGCGCAACGGGTGCACGCGGTGGAAGCTGCATTTGTCGGTGACGCGTCCGAATACGGATTGGGTGTTCCTGGAGGCCGAGGCGGAGGAGGCGAAGCGGCGGCAGACGGCGGCGCGTGCGGCGCGTCGTGCGCGGTCGGCGGCCGCCGCTGTGTCCGGGACGCGGAATGCCGGACACGATCCCTTGTCCGGCACGGAGAATCCCGGACACGAGCGGTTGTCCGGGACGGAGAGTGCTGGACAAGCTACGGATGTCCGGGACGCAGAGTGCGTTGTCCGGGACGCAGAATCCCGGCGTCCGGCACTCTGCGTCCCGGCGTCCGGCACGCAGAATCCCGGCGTCCGGCACGGAACGCCACCCGAACCATCAGTTAACCCTCAGGAACCACCAGGAACCGTCACCGGGGGCCACGCTGCCCCCCGGACCCCCTTGCGACGAGACGACCCGCAAGCGGGCCGTCTCAACGATCAAGCGAACTCACCGTCCGAAGTGGACCCGTCCGAAACCGGTTTGGGAACGCAACCCACCACCGCGCGCGTGCGCTGTCTGCACGGCCTGTCCGCGCACACCGACCCCGCCACCGGAGAACCCACCTGCCCGCTTTGCCGACGAGCCCTGGAGGCGTCGTGA
- a CDS encoding DUF6011 domain-containing protein translates to MTAPACRRCRRPLRDEASKQRRYGPVCFRREFGPPAPKPRGGATLPAAVRTVDHHPADPNQIPLPLEATVPAVDSVSAHDDPRPVATVREGQIR, encoded by the coding sequence ATGACCGCGCCCGCGTGCAGGAGATGCCGTCGCCCGCTGCGCGACGAGGCGAGCAAGCAGCGCCGGTACGGGCCGGTGTGCTTCCGGCGCGAGTTCGGTCCGCCCGCACCGAAACCCCGCGGCGGCGCCACGCTTCCGGCCGCCGTACGGACCGTCGACCACCACCCGGCCGACCCCAACCAGATCCCGCTACCCCTGGAGGCAACCGTGCCCGCCGTCGATTCGGTGTCCGCACACGATGACCCCCGCCCCGTCGCCACCGTCCGGGAAGGACAGATCAGATGA
- a CDS encoding ERF family protein, translating to MAEQSELTRALTELQAALPSIGKDQKATVKSDKGSYTYNYADLADISAAVLPLLSKVGLAWTTRPTVEDGKFVMRYQLRHVSGEMLEGTYPLPAASRPQEIGSAITYARRYALCAVTGVAPANDDQDAAQVERAMQSRERTERELKDSIWAEAKNRGWIGEGDDFSQLQDEFAQWNGGGDITAADVEALKGFAVHLRPKQTMQRGRK from the coding sequence ATGGCCGAGCAGAGCGAACTCACCCGGGCGCTGACCGAGCTGCAGGCCGCGCTCCCGTCGATCGGCAAAGACCAGAAAGCCACGGTCAAGTCCGACAAGGGCAGCTACACCTACAACTACGCCGACCTAGCGGACATCTCGGCCGCCGTGCTGCCGCTGCTGTCGAAGGTCGGCCTAGCCTGGACCACCCGCCCCACGGTCGAGGACGGCAAGTTCGTTATGCGGTACCAGCTGCGGCACGTCTCGGGAGAGATGCTGGAAGGCACCTATCCGCTGCCAGCTGCGTCGCGCCCGCAGGAGATCGGCTCCGCGATCACCTACGCCCGCCGGTACGCGCTGTGCGCGGTCACCGGCGTGGCCCCGGCGAACGACGACCAGGACGCCGCGCAGGTCGAGCGGGCGATGCAGTCCCGGGAGCGCACCGAGCGGGAGTTGAAGGACTCGATCTGGGCCGAGGCGAAGAACCGCGGCTGGATCGGCGAGGGCGACGACTTCTCGCAGCTGCAGGACGAGTTCGCGCAGTGGAACGGCGGGGGCGACATCACCGCCGCCGACGTCGAGGCGCTGAAAGGGTTCGCCGTTCATCTCCGGCCGAAGCAGACGATGCAGCGGGGGAGGAAATGA
- a CDS encoding phage antirepressor KilAC domain-containing protein has protein sequence MSELDIFTAAGDGLVVEHFGLAEDGRAYVVAGPFAKAMGYRQTKNALDSLDADEKGFAETETPGGRQRVAVIFEDGIWELIFRSTLPSAKALKSRVKAILRQLRETGVVDTRAQRFEIPRSYAEALELAAKQTRELEAAEQRVAELEPKADLADTFLVADGSTRLVREVAKLLGMREGELRRFLVNEGLIYSKHAVCGVVSYDFYAQYAHHFVAKEHVVEHVFGTCSHYTLRVTARGIELIKARLAKTRRPAA, from the coding sequence GTGTCTGAGTTGGACATCTTCACGGCTGCTGGTGACGGTTTGGTGGTCGAGCATTTTGGGCTGGCTGAGGACGGCCGGGCGTATGTGGTGGCTGGTCCGTTCGCGAAGGCGATGGGCTACCGGCAGACCAAGAACGCGCTCGACAGCTTGGACGCCGACGAAAAGGGTTTCGCCGAGACCGAAACCCCTGGCGGTCGCCAGCGGGTCGCCGTCATCTTCGAGGACGGGATCTGGGAACTGATCTTCCGTTCGACGTTGCCGTCGGCGAAGGCGTTGAAGTCGCGGGTGAAGGCGATTCTGCGGCAGCTGCGGGAGACGGGGGTGGTCGATACCCGTGCGCAGCGGTTCGAGATCCCGCGGTCTTATGCGGAGGCGTTGGAGCTGGCGGCGAAGCAGACGCGGGAGCTGGAGGCCGCGGAGCAGCGTGTTGCGGAGCTGGAGCCGAAAGCGGATCTGGCGGACACGTTCCTGGTCGCGGACGGCAGCACGCGTTTGGTGCGTGAGGTGGCGAAGCTGCTGGGGATGCGGGAGGGCGAGCTGCGCCGGTTCCTGGTGAACGAGGGGTTGATCTACTCGAAGCACGCTGTGTGCGGCGTCGTCTCCTACGACTTCTACGCGCAGTACGCGCACCACTTCGTCGCGAAGGAACACGTCGTCGAGCACGTCTTCGGGACGTGTTCGCACTACACGCTGCGGGTGACCGCGCGCGGCATCGAGCTGATCAAGGCCCGGCTGGCCAAGACGCGCCGCCCGGCCGCGTGA
- a CDS encoding helix-turn-helix domain-containing protein: protein MPRMQTLDLPFSGRLLRAQRQRQGMYQQDLANRCAALGRPIDRSQISRFERDERRPNPRDLKAIVEALGIDVDALLDENQAVA from the coding sequence ATGCCACGCATGCAAACTCTCGATTTGCCGTTTAGCGGTCGCCTGCTTCGCGCCCAGCGGCAGCGCCAGGGGATGTACCAACAGGACCTCGCCAACCGATGTGCCGCGTTAGGGCGGCCCATTGACCGGAGCCAGATTTCACGGTTCGAACGCGACGAGCGTCGCCCGAACCCTAGAGACTTAAAAGCAATCGTCGAAGCGCTCGGAATCGATGTAGATGCGCTTTTGGATGAGAATCAGGCTGTCGCATGA